A window from Desulfovibrio porci encodes these proteins:
- a CDS encoding YiiX/YebB-like N1pC/P60 family cysteine hydrolase, translated as MPRPHLSFPLSAFLLLALLLPPFFPTGVFSGESGATSVIREGDILFHTSTSSQSALIRLLTNSPWTHCGIVLRHKGQLQVLEAVQPVKLTPVAVWTARGAGGRYALKRLKNADAVLTPAVLERMRRTGVDMLGRGYDRQFRWSDEKLYCSELVWKLYRRAAGITLCRPRHFRDFNLSRPALAKEALRRYGGNMPPPEEAVVTPADLFASPLLRTLWEE; from the coding sequence ATGCCGCGCCCGCACCTCTCTTTTCCATTGTCGGCGTTTCTGCTGCTGGCGCTGCTTCTCCCGCCGTTTTTCCCCACAGGGGTTTTTTCAGGCGAGTCCGGAGCGACATCGGTCATCCGGGAGGGGGATATCCTTTTTCATACCTCCACTTCGTCCCAGAGCGCGCTCATCCGTCTGTTGACCAACTCGCCCTGGACCCATTGCGGCATTGTTCTGCGCCACAAGGGGCAACTACAAGTGCTGGAAGCGGTTCAGCCGGTGAAGCTCACGCCTGTGGCGGTCTGGACGGCGCGGGGCGCGGGCGGGCGCTATGCGCTCAAGCGTCTCAAAAACGCGGATGCCGTTCTCACGCCCGCCGTTCTGGAGCGCATGCGGCGTACGGGCGTGGACATGCTGGGTCGCGGTTATGACCGGCAGTTCCGCTGGTCCGACGAGAAACTTTATTGTTCGGAACTGGTCTGGAAGCTTTACCGGCGCGCCGCCGGCATCACTCTCTGCCGGCCCCGGCATTTTCGGGATTTCAATCTGTCCCGGCCCGCTCTGGCAAAGGAAGCGCTCCGCCGCTACGGGGGAAACATGCCCCCGCCGGAGGAGGCCGTGGTCACGCCCGCGGATCTCTTCGCCAGCCCCCTGCTGCGCACCCTGTGGGAGGAATAG
- a CDS encoding septal ring lytic transglycosylase RlpA family protein, with protein sequence MNRAFRALRVCLALLLCAVLLSGCGSRSWRKGGVPGSKPYTVRGKTYYPLKSAHGFVEVGVASWYGPGFHGKKTANGERYNQYAMTAAHKILPLGTKVRVTHLGNGRSIIVRVNDRGPFVDDRVIDLSRGAATRLNMMGTGTARVRIQSLGGIPQMREDGDMSGPFYVQVGAFANKDNAYKLIGILTRSGHKGRLQFGSNNMWNVQVGPWQDSNGAQQMLEMFRALYPHAFVVGGS encoded by the coding sequence GTGAACAGGGCCTTCCGCGCCCTGCGGGTCTGCCTGGCTCTCCTGCTCTGCGCGGTTCTGCTGAGCGGCTGCGGCTCGCGCTCCTGGCGCAAGGGCGGCGTGCCGGGCAGCAAACCCTATACCGTGCGCGGCAAGACCTATTATCCGCTCAAATCCGCCCACGGCTTTGTGGAAGTGGGCGTAGCCTCCTGGTACGGGCCGGGTTTCCACGGCAAAAAAACCGCCAATGGCGAGCGCTACAACCAGTACGCCATGACTGCGGCCCATAAAATCCTGCCTTTGGGCACCAAGGTGCGCGTCACCCACCTGGGCAACGGCCGCTCCATCATCGTGCGGGTCAATGACCGGGGCCCCTTTGTGGACGACAGGGTCATCGACCTCTCGCGCGGCGCGGCCACGCGTTTGAACATGATGGGCACGGGCACGGCCAGGGTGCGCATCCAGAGCCTGGGCGGCATTCCCCAGATGCGCGAGGACGGCGACATGTCCGGCCCCTTCTACGTGCAGGTGGGGGCCTTCGCCAACAAGGACAACGCCTACAAACTGATCGGCATCCTGACCCGGTCCGGGCACAAGGGCCGCCTGCAGTTCGGCAGCAACAACATGTGGAACGTGCAGGTGGGGCCGTGGCAGGATTCCAACGGCGCGCAGCAGATGCTGGAGATGTTCAGGGCGCTCTACCCCCATGCCTTTGTGGTGGGAGGGAGCTGA
- the dsrA gene encoding dissimilatory-type sulfite reductase subunit alpha, translated as MAKYATPQLDQLESGPWPSFVSDIKQEAAARAKNPKGLDYQIPVDCPEDLLGVLELSYAEKETHWKHGGIVGVFGYGGGVIGRYCDQPEMFPGVAHFHTMRVAQPAGKYYNTKFLRDLCDIWDLRGSGLTNMHGSTGDIVLLGTQTAQLEEVFHELTHKMNVDLGGSGSNLRTPEACLGQSRCEYACYNTQDMCYQLTMDYQDELHRPAFPYKFKFKFDGCPNGCVCAMARSDFAVVGTWKDDIKIDQEKVKAYVAGEIKPNAGAHAGRDWGKFDLQKEVIDRCPSHCMKWDGSKLSIKTADCVRCMHCINTMPQALHIGDERGASILVGAKAPVVDGAQMGSLLVPFISCEAPYDDVKEVIEKIWDWWMEEGKNRERVGETMKRLSFQKLLEVTDVPAMPCQVKAPRTNPFIFFKEEEVPGGWNRDLAEFRKRHQR; from the coding sequence ATGGCGAAATATGCAACCCCCCAGTTGGATCAGCTCGAATCAGGCCCCTGGCCGAGCTTTGTGTCCGACATCAAACAGGAAGCGGCCGCGCGGGCCAAAAATCCCAAGGGTCTTGACTATCAGATCCCTGTGGATTGCCCTGAAGACCTGCTCGGCGTGCTGGAACTTTCCTACGCCGAAAAGGAAACCCACTGGAAGCACGGCGGCATCGTGGGCGTGTTCGGTTACGGCGGCGGCGTTATCGGCCGTTACTGCGACCAGCCCGAGATGTTCCCCGGCGTGGCTCACTTCCACACCATGCGTGTGGCCCAGCCTGCTGGCAAATACTACAATACCAAGTTCCTGCGCGACCTGTGCGACATCTGGGATCTGCGCGGTTCCGGCCTGACCAACATGCATGGTTCCACCGGCGACATCGTGTTGCTGGGCACCCAGACCGCCCAGCTGGAAGAAGTCTTCCACGAGCTGACCCACAAGATGAATGTGGACCTCGGCGGTTCCGGCTCCAACCTGCGTACGCCTGAAGCCTGCCTCGGCCAGTCCCGTTGCGAATACGCCTGCTACAACACGCAGGACATGTGCTATCAGCTGACCATGGACTACCAGGACGAACTGCACCGTCCGGCCTTCCCCTACAAGTTCAAGTTCAAGTTCGACGGCTGCCCCAACGGCTGTGTCTGCGCCATGGCCCGTTCCGACTTCGCCGTGGTGGGCACTTGGAAGGACGACATCAAGATCGACCAGGAAAAGGTCAAGGCTTATGTGGCCGGCGAAATCAAACCCAACGCGGGTGCGCACGCCGGGCGCGACTGGGGCAAGTTCGACCTCCAGAAGGAAGTCATTGACCGTTGCCCCAGCCACTGCATGAAGTGGGACGGTTCCAAGCTCTCCATCAAGACCGCCGACTGCGTGCGCTGCATGCACTGCATCAATACCATGCCCCAGGCCCTGCACATCGGCGACGAGCGCGGCGCCAGCATCCTGGTGGGCGCCAAGGCCCCTGTGGTGGACGGCGCGCAGATGGGCTCGCTGCTTGTTCCCTTCATCTCCTGTGAAGCCCCCTATGACGACGTCAAGGAAGTCATTGAAAAAATCTGGGATTGGTGGATGGAAGAAGGCAAAAACCGCGAACGCGTGGGCGAAACCATGAAGCGCCTCTCCTTCCAGAAGCTGCTGGAAGTTACTGACGTGCCGGCTATGCCCTGCCAGGTGAAAGCGCCGCGTACCAATCCGTTTATCTTCTTCAAGGAAGAGGAAGTGCCCGGCGGCTGGAACCGCGATCTTGCCGAGTTCCGCAAACGCCATCAACGCTAG
- the dsrB gene encoding dissimilatory-type sulfite reductase subunit beta, with translation MAFISTGYNPQKPMEGRISDIGPHKYDDYFPPVIKKNFGKWLYHEILEPGVLLHVAESGDKVYTVRVGGTRTMSITHIRELCDIADKYCGGYLRWTTRNNIEFMVEDEATMKALRDDLNSRKFDGGSFKFPVGGTGASVSNMIHTQGWVHCHTPATDASGPVKCVMDALFDEFKHMRMPAPVRVALACCINMCGAVHCSDIGLVGIHRKPPMIDHEWADQLCEIPLAVAACPTAAVRPTKVEHNGEKVNSIAIKEDRCMYCGNCYTMCPALPIADSEGDGIAIMVGGKVSNRISMPKFSKVVVGYIPNEPPRWPSLTKTVKHIVEVYAANAEKYERLGEWAERIGWESFFKLTGLEFTHHLIDDFRDSAYYTWRQSTQFKF, from the coding sequence ATGGCTTTTATTTCTACCGGGTACAATCCCCAGAAACCGATGGAAGGCCGCATCTCCGACATCGGTCCTCATAAGTACGACGATTATTTCCCGCCGGTGATCAAAAAGAACTTCGGCAAGTGGCTCTATCACGAAATTCTGGAGCCCGGCGTGCTGCTGCACGTGGCCGAGAGCGGCGACAAGGTCTACACCGTGCGTGTGGGCGGCACCCGCACCATGTCCATCACTCACATCCGTGAGCTGTGCGACATCGCCGACAAATACTGCGGCGGCTACCTGCGCTGGACCACCCGTAACAACATCGAATTCATGGTGGAAGACGAAGCCACCATGAAGGCCCTGCGCGACGACCTGAACTCCCGCAAGTTCGACGGCGGTTCCTTCAAGTTCCCCGTGGGCGGTACGGGCGCCAGCGTCAGCAACATGATTCACACCCAGGGCTGGGTGCACTGCCACACCCCCGCCACCGACGCCTCCGGCCCGGTGAAATGCGTGATGGACGCCCTGTTCGACGAGTTCAAGCACATGCGCATGCCCGCGCCCGTGCGTGTGGCCTTGGCCTGCTGCATCAATATGTGCGGCGCCGTGCACTGCTCGGACATCGGCCTGGTGGGCATCCACCGCAAACCGCCCATGATCGACCATGAATGGGCCGACCAGCTTTGCGAAATTCCGCTGGCCGTGGCCGCCTGCCCGACTGCCGCCGTGCGTCCCACCAAGGTGGAGCACAACGGCGAGAAGGTGAACTCCATCGCCATCAAGGAAGACCGCTGCATGTACTGCGGCAACTGCTACACCATGTGCCCGGCCCTGCCCATCGCCGACAGCGAGGGTGACGGCATCGCCATCATGGTGGGCGGCAAGGTTTCCAACCGCATCTCCATGCCCAAGTTCTCCAAGGTGGTTGTGGGCTACATCCCCAACGAACCGCCGCGCTGGCCCAGCCTGACCAAGACCGTGAAGCACATTGTCGAAGTCTACGCCGCCAACGCCGAAAAATACGAGCGCCTGGGCGAATGGGCCGAACGCATCGGTTGGGAAAGCTTCTTCAAGCTGACCGGCCTTGAGTTCACCCACCACCTCATCGACGACTTCCGCGATTCCGCCTACTATACTTGGCGGCAGAGCACCCAGTTCAAGTTCTAG